The genome window tttctaaaaatatacacatacttACGTTCATCTTCCAATAGTCCTAAAGTATGCTTGTAAAACATAAGAATATTAAAAACTGTATGTTAGCTTGAGGTTACAATTTTACTAAACAACGTTgtatcttttttcaaagatttacttctttttatttgaaggtcagatactgcaatgagaaggagagacggtgaggtcctccatccactggtccactccctccagtggctgaagttgagctgatcccaagcaGGGATACTGGGAGGGAGAGTAAATTTAAGAGAGCTATGGTACAACATGGTGACTGACTACAGTAATGAATAATGTATTGTACACTGGGAAATCACTAAGAGCAGACTTCGTGTTTTCATCACAAACAGTAAGTATGTGATATGATAGACAGGTGTGGATACATCAGTTAAGCCTGATTAGCCACTGCACAATATACACATATTTCAAAACCTGCGGCACATcaaaaatgtatataatttttggtgattaaaaaataagtaaataaaccaaaGGAAATCAAAAGATGTTAAGTGATTTATAGAAACACTGCACTTGTTAATGAGTGGCAGAATTAGAATGCACAGTCAGACTAGGGAGAATGTAAACTGGACTCAAATGCTCCTTCACAGGATGATTTGAAATGAAAATCCATCCCTCACAGAGTAGCAGTCCAAAGCAGAAACAGATCTTCAAATTCCTGGGAAatgcacaaaatttaaaaacacaatgatCCTAAAATAAACCTCTGTGTAAGTATGTCCTAAACAGTGAACAAACACACGGGAATAAAATTAAATTCCACGTGACGAATGAATTTAAATGTCGGGAAAAGCTTTTCTTGGTTTGCCCAAATGTAACAAGTTAGACTACACAGATTAATTTTGTAAGACATTAAGCAACAGCTCTTATAGTCTTTTCATACTGTCACTGAAACACACATTGAAATAAAGTGAATTTATAATCATCAAATTAAATACTGatttccaaagtaaaaaaaaaaactatagaatCTAATACTATAAATGTgagtaaattattttcttaaaaatgaattacTATACAATTCTATTTGTGGGAGACAGCATGCCTGGTAACACAGATCTATAAGTAATAACGAAAAGATACAGGAAGCAATTTTAACGTAAGAAATAATCTTCATGTAAACTCACAGACCTCAATTCAAAAATCAAGTCTGTGCTTACCTGCTTGAGTCCTTCTTCTGGCTCTGTACTTTTATTCTGATTAAAACTTTCTTGTACTGCTTGAAGATTAAATAACATTTGTTTCAGGGCTTCAACAGGACCATGGTGTCTGCCTCCAGAAAGGGTACAACTCTGAAGTTGCAACAAATAATAGTAGAAGGTTAATCGCTAAAACTTGGGAGAAAAGCGATTTTGCTTTACGTTTCATTAGAAAACCAACATTAATATCCAAACCATACATGTCAGAAAGTACTCTACGATAGCAAATTTGCAGTGGCAGTGTTTTAATCCCCCGGGTTTCGCCGcctttgcaatgccagcattccgtgGCAGACACACTGCTGGTACAAGTCGTACAGAGTCTCTGCAATTGTCCTTGGAAAGGTAAGAGTAAAAGGCCTAAGTGATGAGCCACGCCACCACGTAGGAAACTACAACcgtgttcctgactcctggcttccgggttcagcctggcccagctcccactACAACAACCAAaggaggagtaaaccagctaaCTAGAGATtcattctctcgctctctcctccctcccctcccccaccattttaCGCTGATTAAAGAAGAACTGTAATACAGCACTTTTCCACACCCAAAACCCATCTAATGTTCCTTAGGTAACCATCCCAGAAATTAACCCAGACATCTACTAGCAGCAAATACCAAACAAGCTAACACCATTCCCTGGAGAAAGCACAGGCTCTTCAACAATGGGTTTTGGGAAAATTGAATTTCCAcgtgcaaaaatttaaattgaGACCCCCGCCACACCTCACCTCACACCCTATTCAAAAGTCAACTCACAATGGGTCAAGGGTCAAGGGTCTGAACTTAAGACCTGAAACCATCAAATGAGTAGAGGAAAGCATGGGGAAGATGGTGCAGACATTGGCccaggcaaagacttcttgaacCAGactccagaagcacaggcaaaaaAGAAACAGACACGGTATTACATCTAGCTGTTTCTAGAGAGtaaaagaagcaattaacaaagaGCCAACTGATACAATGGGAGGAAACAATTGCAAACTATATACACACTAAAGGATTAACACCCAGAATATATAAGAAGCTCAAGAAACTCCACAACAAACCAAACCACAACAGTATTCAATACCAGGTCTGCTTAATTTGAAATACTATAATAAACTATTCCTAATTCTGGAAGGCATATGGATTTTTGGATATGTGTTAGGGAAAATATGGGTCTTTCTCTGAAAAATATCTAACTTAGAAAttactacataaaaataaatgtcaataaatatatatgcatagacACCATAAATAATCTTTTAGCAAGATGAAAAAATTTAACTTCACCCACCTGATCGTCATTATTTAAGAAGTCTTCAAGAACCTGATTAGCACACTTGGCCCTTGAACTTCCAGGAGGACTATCTTCAGAGCTAACAGGGACAGGAGATTTGCTGTGCATGATTTAAATACATACAAGGTATCAATTAAGTTCTCAGCTTCTAAAAAGtagtatttactttttaatttttcatttaaatacaaACGGTCACCAAGAAATCATCATcatatactctgctggctctgtcttcagaccagagagggtatacctaagaagccgttgaacttgactggacaataagatgctggactctatgtttggtatatgcttgcaatgagggaatctcaacggaacttgagctgtggtaatgcaacaaggtggaggaatctaccatggtgggagggtttggggaggggtggggagaatcccagtacctatgaaactgtgtcacataatacaatgtaattaatgaataaaaaaaaaagaaatcatcatcaTAGATAATAACAACTGTCATGATGTTGAAAAGCAGTGGCTGGCTGTATTTTCTCCCTAAATGACACCAGAATTCAACGCCAGCCTACCTCCTTTCTGCTTCTGTCAACCATAAAAATAACTACAAAGAAACACAAGCTATCATTCCTCAACCAAACCAGTAAGTCATCAACCAGAGATTAGGCACCAAAATCtcaattttttccaaaataaatagcactttttaaaaataataaacaacaagaaaaaaacatgaattccTAGGAGTTTCTACTGGAAGGACAATTTCATGTTCTCTTACTTTAAGGCAATAGGACAGACTTGTACTCCAAAACTGGTATTAACATAGCACAGATAACCTGGGAAAAGGATTAATACTAAAATTAAATTTCTTAGGACAAACCCCAGCCCCACTCACTCATTTAGATGAATTTCAGTGCCTATGTTGTGGTCCCTCCCCTCTGTAAGATTAGTAAGAGGTGTTGCAAAAACTAACTAAATTAATTCTCTGTGCATCTGGTGCAGCTAATAGGTTGTGTTAATTACTTTCCTGCTGCTCAAGGGCATCCCAGGCAGGACTGAGGCTCCCCCAGACTCGAAACTCACTGTCTTGTCGTTATGTATCATTATAAAGTATCTGTAACTCAAGTCCTCACACACTAATTCttataacctttttttaaatatatttttattttgaattttgaattatgtggtacaatattgtataggctgggattcccccccaaactcccacccccgacagatttttcccatttcgTTACAATAGTCTAGTCAAAGGAATCatcattctatcagtctcttatttaagtgcaccccgacactgttggtacagacagtgtcagacagtccagcatcccattgtctgcatgtccatcagtttcactgggagtccatctttcgtctggatgcagggatgcatgttccattatacaaCCTTTAAATGTCACAATattaatgtttttcttaaaaagcagAACTTCAAAAAATTGAGAGTAACTTAGTGTAAGCTTTCTCGCTTGACATTTCTTTTCCCTCCTTCTTCCCCAGCGTCGTTTTGAACCCCACCCGTGCCATCCAAGGGCACTGACCTGACTTTGCCAGATGAGTGTGGAGCGCACTCACGGACTGCTATTCTACTTCTGCACTACCTGAAACTTTTCAGaataaaatcttctttaaaaaagcagTTATCTGGCTGTGGCTTTGGTCTACCTTTCAGAGTACTACAGTTAGTACATATTAATTTTGTTTCAACTTAATGACAGGTTGATAATCTGTCAATCTCAAACTGCGGTCTATTCATTCTTTCAGCAATACAGCATTAGTTTGATCTATAAACACATCCATCACAGTGTAAATTCTCTCTTCCAAATATGAACTACTGTAGACAAGATACTGAGTCATTTTGATAGTATTAATTATACAAGTTATATCATCTCATTACAACACACATTAAATGCGTTCAGAAATTTTACACTTGATTTAAACATTTCTGCTATAACTTTGACATATAATATCTGACATAATTTAAACATTCCTGACATATTACGGGCTCACTGATTTTGGTTCCAATTAAAATAGTGCAGTTATAATAATTTACACAGGCCAGCtgacagaaaaatgaaacactcagaaataaaaataagagttaAAAACTGAGTTCAAAcccgttttttaaaaaagataatgtgaAATAACATGAGAAATAAAGCTAAAGGAGAAAACACAACATTCTTTTGTAATAGATTCAAATCTAGTCAgaaattatttcaagaaatttATATTCATGTTCTAATCAATTGAGTCTATGTTATAACCCCAAAGTGGCTATCATTTCCCATGCTCCGTGTCTCTGAAGTTACAGAGGCAGCTTGCAGAAGGTCTCACACATCCAGAAAGTGGCATACAGGATGCAAACAGAAATTACAGTCAGTGTGCACAAGCAGGAGGAGGTGTTAAACTTGGTAATTAATCAAGAaagaatacaaaaattaaaaaattattaagacAATTACCAGAGTCTAAAGCACGAGTTTGGAATTATTAATACACCCAACAATAAAGCTTTCTCGTGTAAGCTCCCCGTTataactccacacacacacacacagtgagccaCGTCAGTGAACACTTTTTAAATGAATCTGAGCAACTGTCACAGTAAAGCTAAGCACACAAATGAGAAGAACCTCAGAAACTACAGATATTTAACAACAGATCACTTAAGAAAACACACCATCATTTAACGAAAACACCAGCTAAACAAGAAGGTAAAATGTAAATGAGAAGTGATAGATAAATCTAATATATGGCAGGAACACAAGGGTGGGGCTTACAGGAAAATGTTCACAATAAATTCACAGCACTATTCCATCTGCAGAAAAGTAATTTTTGTTGTAATCCTTCTATTAAGATATCAGTATTCACATTGAAACCAAATGAACCCATAAGAAAGACAGAAGCTACAGCCAGCACCTAGGATTATGAAACATTACCCCATCTTGTGGTGAAAAAGGAGAACTACACCTTTGAAGCCAAGCCTGAAAGCTATGTTCTTAGGAACTGCCATGTTACTATCATTGCTAAGTCATTTAACATATAGGTCTATTGATCACATAAAGTTCTCCCACTGTGACTTACTTACAAAGGAACAGGAACATTTTCCCACGATCGCTCTGCTTCAAGTTTATCTAACGAGCAAGGACTGTCATCCTTCTGCACAGACCTTGGTAAGTCTTCAGCACTCTGCTCTAGATTGCTCTTGGCCTTCAGGATAAGCAATTCAATTTTGTCACCTAATTTTAAAAGACTATATTactccttaagaaaaaaattaggggCAAAGCATAACAAAATCTGGAATCTACATAATTGAAATTATATAATCTGgaatatgcatattttaataacagcaaactttttaaaaaatgtgccatTTCAAGAAAACAAGACACTTTAAGTACAAAATGATATTACATAAATGAAGATTATAAGCATTCTAAAAAGATAGCATTACATCAAGAGTAAAACATAAACATCCGTAGCTACAAGTCAAGTAGTCTTCCTTtggtttaaaaataactttttttaaaaaaactaagaaCGAAGTATTACCACTGAATGGCTTTTTTCCTTGTCCTTGGAGCAGTGGATTTTCACATTGACAGTGGCTATGTTCAAGATCACATTTGTACTTATTATCTAGTCCTTTATCAACATTCAAGGAATTGGAAAAGTTTGAGGGTTCCAGAGCATATCCAAAACAATCCAATTTATTCGTTAGCCGAGAAGTTCTTTGTGCCTGATAACTGTGTCTAGGGGAACACTGATCTTCCTTAAATGCTTTACAAGCCTGCTGACCGTTCGCGTCAGGTAGCAAATCTTGACTGTGGAGCCAGACTGGATATTTGGAATCAGGTATGCTAGTGATTCCTGAGACATTCAGGTCGGATTTCCGGCTTGTGAGCCACCTTGGATAATTGTTCTCAGCGCTGTGTTCTGAACTGTCCTTGAAAGATGACTTCTTGGGAAAAAAGGAAGATGATTCAGAAATGCATTTATTGGTTCTATTCACAAGTTTTGGGTTTTTTAGCCTCCCACACTGCTTTCCACTTCTGCATGTGTACACAACAGGAGTGACTAATTTGTCTTTgtccatgggagtggcagggtcCCGGAAATCTGAATTCTGTTCCACGCTCAGTGAACCCAATCTTCCGaagcttttcttgtttttcttgctcGCTCGATGCCCTGGTCGGATGTAAGTGAGATCCAGTGATCCATCCGCTGGAAGTTTCAACAGATCATCAGTTGTTAGGCTAATAGAGTCTGTGTCTTTAAAAGTCTCTCTTCTATTGGGTAGGTTTAAGGAGTTGGACTGCTTTATGCGATCAAGATTTTCAAAAGCTGAAAAAATACAGCACAGTTCTGTTTAACTTTGTCACACAAAACTCCTGCATGACATTCGACACTAAAGAGTTAAGGACAATCCCCTTCTCTATTTTTGCTTCATCCTCACTAAAGCACtgattaaaataaaaaggcaCAGGTTAACAAAACACAGTATGTTTCTCGTCTGTTTTCTCTCCGGTCACCTGGATTTTCCCGTATTCTATAATTGACTATTTCTTTAACTTTTCATTTAGATATATCTGATACATTAATACAATCACATTGACGCtgtgtattaatttatttgaatagcagagttagagagggtgGGGATGCCAGCTGATGGGCCACTTGCCGATTTGTTCACCCAGATGAGCATGaaggccagggttggaccagtaTCACTCAGTATTGGGTTCAGCACAGaaataatatgctattaaataaTTGGGATAATAACCTGCTTTGCTACCTAATCTTGCAATGGCATTGCATATACAGAGACTAGCTGCTCTAACTCGCTTTTAGAATATACTGCCCATATCACTTAGAGTTGGAATAAAAACATTTACCTAGACCCATTCTTGAAGTGCTCGGTGAGGTGTCAGGACAGACATTTGGCAGAGCGGCTAGGATACTGTTTCTCAGCAGCGAACCTGCTTTCAAGTCCTACCTCGGCTCCCAACCCCAGCCGGCTAGGAGGCACGTGATGGCTGTAGGACTCGGGCCCTAAACTCTACATGGAAGTCTAGAATGagttcctctctcctggcttcagcctggcccgaccCTGCACACtggaggtatttggggagtgaatgagcagataggACAGTGAGCCAGGGGGTAggaaatttttctctttcagataaaataaaattttcaaagcaCATCACTTAAAAACTCATGTTCTTATAATAATATTTCAAATAGCTTATATGCATTCTACGAACTTCTCAGGGAAGATTTTCTCAAAGACAATATGTTGTAAACAGTACTGTTTGACACAGATCAAAAAGGCCagcatatgggcccggcggcatggcctagcggctaaagtcctcgccttgaaagccccgggatcccatatggtcgccggttctaatcccggcagctccacttcccatccagctccctgcttgtggcctgggaaagcagttgaggacagcacaaggctttgggaccctgcacccgcgtgggggacctggaagaggttccaggttcccggcatcggattggcgcgcaccagcccgtaacaggtcacttggggagtgaaacataggatggaagatcttctctgtctctcctcctctctgtatatctgactttgtaataaaaataaataaatctttaaaataaaaaaggccaGCATAGTTCTATGCCATCGGTTGGAATTGAGCAAATATAAATGCAAAAGTTAGGGCTTGTTTAAAGTCGTTTAGTTAGTTAACGAAAGCCATAATGAACGTGTTCATGCTCTTTTCATTATGCCACAAATGAATTGACAGTTTAGCATAAGCTTCTTCAGGCTGAAGAGTGTCTGTGTTGTGGCACACCATGCTAAGTAACTGACAGCATCCGATAACTATCAGTTCaaggccctgctgctccactgccagccCGACTccctaacacacctggaaagcaGATGGCGGAGACCTCAAGGGGGTCCCGGCCtctcagctgcagcctggcccaaccctggccttcaGGAAATTGGGGTGAGTTAATCAGTAAATGTCCCATCATCTgtcatccccaccctctctctctaactctgccattcaaataaattaactaactttaaagagaaaaagttcagggcccggcggcttcgcctagcagctaaagtcctcgccttgaacaccccgggatcccatatgggcgccggttctaatcccggcagctccacttcccatccagctccctgcttgtggcctgggaaagcagtcgaggacggcccaatgcattgggaccctgcacccgtgtgggagacccggaagaggttcctggttcctggcatcggattggagcagtaccggcccgttgcgggtcacttggggagtgaaacatcggacggaagatcttcctctctgtctctcctcctctctgtatatccagctttccaatattaataaaatcttaaaaaaaaaaaaagagagagaaaaggttcAAAGAAGATACAGACGAAAATCTGCATGAACTAGGCAATTGTATCATTGTACAAAAATTGCTACATTTCAATGTTACATTATTTAAGTTATTTGTACTCCAAAATACACCAAGTTTTATAACACTATACCACATCTCTCAAAGGTTTTAAATCACTGGAAAAAGCAAAATGGAATAAACGCATACCATTGTGTGATTTATAACCGTGGCTGGAGAACTGGCGTGCCCGAGTAGACCCTTCGTCGACGCTCACTCGCCCAGGGCTTGCACCTGCGCCTGGATACATCCGACTTAGGTCATAATCCTCAATATAGGCCTGGAGAGCCTCAGAGGCAGAACTGTACAGCTTGTTCTTGAAGTGAAACGAGCCGGCAGAGTTGGAGGAATTACTCCCACTCAGGTTACAGCTTGCCAGCAGAGCAGAGACTGAAGATCCCGGAGAACACGTCCTGTGTTTCGTGTTGGGTTTGGCCATGGCTTCCTCAAAATGGGTTATTTCCATTCACTTCCCTTAAGAActgcaaaatcaaaataaaaggtGAGGATACCATCTCAAGGGAATAATAGTCTCCAGAGAAAATAACAAGCACGGAAACttctaaaattttaagaaacaaaatctgTTCTCTATAAGTAACACTGCCTATTAGGCATTGCAGGTGTTCTtgttatttcttccatcaataatttagaaaacatttattgagcacctgctatgtacctagaaatataaatataaaacttgTTTTGAGAATATATAAAGTACCAAAGAAAAACATtcacttcttctttttaaaatttacttatctttattggaaaggcagatttacacagagaaggagaaacagaaacagcatcaactggttcactccccaagtggccacagtggccggagctgagctgatccgaagccaagagccaggaccttcttctgggtctcccacgcaggcctaggatcccaaggccctgggtggtcagtccttcactgctttccaggccacaggcagggagctggatgggcagtgtggctgtcgggattagagccagtgcccacatgtcgGGATTAGCcggcacgtgcaagacaaggactttagccacgaggttaccgcaccaggccccagaaaaagtatttaaaataagtaaCAATAGAGAACATGTACTTTCCTTTTTGCTAGTGAGTAAAATTCATCTGACAATGGGAGAACATTCATGCCTGCAGAACAAGTTATACCGAGAAACACACAACATGTGTACGCTGAAGAGAGGCTCCTTAACTAGgg of Ochotona princeps isolate mOchPri1 chromosome 18, mOchPri1.hap1, whole genome shotgun sequence contains these proteins:
- the C18H18orf54 gene encoding lung adenoma susceptibility protein 2 isoform X2, which gives rise to MEITHFEEAMAKPNTKHRTCSPGSSVSALLASCNLSGSNSSNSAGSFHFKNKLYSSASEALQAYIEDYDLSRMYPGAAFENLDRIKQSNSLNLPNRRETFKDTDSISLTTDDLLKLPADGSLDLTYIRPGHRASKKNKKSFGRLGSLSVEQNSDFRDPATPMDKDKLVTPVVYTCRSGKQCGRLKNPKLVNRTNKCISESSSFFPKKSSFKDSSEHSAENNYPRWLTSRKSDLNVSGITSIPDSKYPVWLHSQDLLPDANGQQACKAFKEDQCSPRHSYQAQRTSRLTNKLDCFGYALEPSNFSNSLNVDKGLDNKYKCDLEHSHCQCENPLLQGQGKKPFSGDKIELLILKAKSNLEQSAEDLPRSVQKDDSPCSLDKLEAERSWENVPVPFKSPVPVSSEDSPPGSSRAKCANQVLEDFLNNDDQSCTLSGGRHHGPVEALKQMLFNLQAVQESFNQNKSTEPEEGLKQSSEDDFSTLQLRESMIPITKSLQKALHHLSRLRELVDDTSGKQPPKM
- the C18H18orf54 gene encoding lung adenoma susceptibility protein 2 isoform X1 gives rise to the protein MEITHFEEAMAKPNTKHRTCSPGSSVSALLASCNLSGSNSSNSAGSFHFKNKLYSSASEALQAYIEDYDLSRMYPGAGASPGRVSVDEGSTRARQFSSHGYKSHNAFENLDRIKQSNSLNLPNRRETFKDTDSISLTTDDLLKLPADGSLDLTYIRPGHRASKKNKKSFGRLGSLSVEQNSDFRDPATPMDKDKLVTPVVYTCRSGKQCGRLKNPKLVNRTNKCISESSSFFPKKSSFKDSSEHSAENNYPRWLTSRKSDLNVSGITSIPDSKYPVWLHSQDLLPDANGQQACKAFKEDQCSPRHSYQAQRTSRLTNKLDCFGYALEPSNFSNSLNVDKGLDNKYKCDLEHSHCQCENPLLQGQGKKPFSGDKIELLILKAKSNLEQSAEDLPRSVQKDDSPCSLDKLEAERSWENVPVPFKSPVPVSSEDSPPGSSRAKCANQVLEDFLNNDDQSCTLSGGRHHGPVEALKQMLFNLQAVQESFNQNKSTEPEEGLKQSSEDDFSTLQLRESMIPITKSLQKALHHLSRLRELVDDTSGKQPPKM